In Harmonia axyridis chromosome 6, icHarAxyr1.1, whole genome shotgun sequence, a single window of DNA contains:
- the LOC123682294 gene encoding dynein regulatory complex subunit 2 — protein sequence MGGKKKKSKTSKLLKMSDEERARYFQHKAEQEEEAKRRKEQLVKTWMIKKMKKEQAFSRRNLAKINTYWLQFFRKIKVKEMREEIKYLQEWLDYILTLKNRIINNLMIELQEAEAQYSYNFKAHCIHIENFTDFHKNWISELQNLFDDDRYEMTELYLLNMEEYKRRSKENEDYLKTIIFAQNKNADIAFREDHEYYTKRSYEMIKTNEESLRHMITSREASCANLWKRIAHSVRQYVRRTDTRRHHMAELRKLDAESATEISDNQERIMRLEDSIKQLKKHFNNSTEDSKTQLKLMKIEEKNKNLELIKKRKNLKKNNDSDNRKITSLTTTSNDSLSHLVRILKIVEHCLFLYRACRKYETPNETLNKWLNKEIGLKYPYFGLPQIQETSMDVWEDKEEELLDDFILEGTKLFSMIDFGQIHFEGPKIMIDTKKIISKIFPVKKSSSKRSSAPSKLLRRSGKVRPETSVSLASKISTTSQMSDKPDVSTLSKVIIQAKPSISSSSSLYTTPSKITEVEEDEEEERKDSETFPEVHADIAHLDKLNHLWELQSKIIVDMKELKAESKHLRHENERLKIMLRLVLEAAALKKRLVESDTISSVSSSMRSSFSASLRPTYYQL from the exons ATGGGTGGCAAAAAGAAGAAATCCAAAACGAGTAAGCTGTTGAAGATGTCTGATGAAGAAAGAGCAAGATATTTTCAGCATAAAGCTGAACAAGAAGAAGAAGCGAAGAGGAGAAAAGAACAGCTTGTTAAAACGTGGATGATT aaaaaaatgaagaaagaacAAGCCTTCAGTAGACGGAATCTGGCAAAAATAAATACCTACTGGCTTCAATTTTTCCGCAAGATAAAAGTGAAAGAAATGCGGGAAGAAATTAAGTATTTGCAAGAATGGCTAGATTACATACTAACACTTAAAAACAGGATCATCAATAATCTTATGATCGAACTTCAAGAAGCTGAAGCTCAGTATTCGTATAATTTCAAAGCTCACTGTATACACATAGAAAACTTCACAG ATTTCCATAAAAATTGGATCTCCGAATTGCAGAATTTATTCGACGATGATAGATACGAAATgactgaattatatttattaaacATGGAAGAATACAAAAGACGTTCCAAGGAAAACGAAGACTACTTAAAAACTATCATATTCGCTCAAAACAAAAATGCAGATATTGCATTCAGGGAAGATCATGAATATTACACGAAGAGAAGCTACGAAATGATAAAAACT AACGAGGAATCTCTCCGTCACATGATCACCAGTCGCGAAGCGTCCTGCGCCAATCTGTGGAAGCGCATCGCACATTCTGTCCGTCAGTACGTGAGACGCACTGATACGAGACGCCATCACATGGCGGAACTCCGCAAATTGGACGCAGAGAGCGCCACAGAGATCTCGGACAACCAGGAGCGCATAATGCGCTTGGAG GATTCCATAAAACAACTCAAAAAACATTTCAACAACTCAACGGAAGATTCAAAAACGCAACTCAAACTCATGAAAATCGAAGAAAAGAACAAGAACttagaattaataaaaaaaagaaagaatttaaAGAAGAACAATGACAGCGATAATAGAAAAATAACTTCACTAACAACGACTTCTAATGATTCTCTTTCACACTTGgtgagaatcttgaaaatagtCGAGCACTGTCTTTTTTTATACAGAGCGTGTAGAAAGTATGAAACACCAAATGAAACTTTGAACAAATGGCTTAACAAGGAGATAGGTTTGAAATATCCCTACTTTGGTTTGCCGCAAATTCAAGAAACTTCTATGGATGTATGGGAGGATAAAGAGGAAGAATTATTGGATGATTTCATTCTTGAAGGGACTAAACTATTTTCTATGATTGATTTTGGACAAATTCACTTTGAA GGTCCAAAGATAATGATAGACACCAAGAAAATCATAAGCAAAATTTTTCCCGTCAAAAAATCATCTTCCAAGAGGTCTTCAGCACCTTCCAAACTCCTACGACGTTCTGGAAAAGTAAGACCAGAAACTTCAGTCTCTCTTGCTTCCAAAATATCAACAACAAGCCAAATGAGTGATAAACCAGATGTGAGCACACTCAGTAAAGTGATAATTCAAGCTAAACCTTCTATCAGCTCTTCGTCTAGTCTTTACACCACCCCAAGTAAAATCACAGAGGTAGAGGAGGATGAGGAAGAAGAAAGAAAAGATTCAGAAACCTTTCCAGAAGTCCATGCAGACATAGCACATTTGGACAAACTGAACCATCTCTGGGAACTTCAGAGCAAAATTATAGTTGATATGAAAGAATTGAAAGCGGAGAGTAAACATTTGAGACATGAAAATGAACGATTGAAGATCATGCTGCGATTAGTTCTGGAAGCTGCAGCTCTCAAGAAGAGATTAGTAGAGAGTGATACCATATCTTCGGTTTCATCGTCAATGAGAAGTAGTTTTTCAGCTTCTTTGAGGCCTACATATTATCAGTTATGA